A genomic window from Pygocentrus nattereri isolate fPygNat1 chromosome 22, fPygNat1.pri, whole genome shotgun sequence includes:
- the LOC108429257 gene encoding fucolectin-like — MMLKTMKILYGCLLLLTGACFWSCQVTASSYAGSTSNPSNVALGGYATQSVSSYTEHYASRSIDRNKDTNFHNYSCSTTDYVDSPWWRVDLLGLYEISSVVITNRGDCCSERIIGAEIRIGNALDNNGNNNPRCAVISSMPANLTITNACTMIGRYVNVVIPETNRILTLCEVEVYGIAVLIKKENLRIKFHTTENMTDSTAGDKVLQQVSMFDEEETLVRANSDITQ, encoded by the exons ATGATGCTCAAG ACAATGAAGATACTCTATGGATGCCTGCTTCTTCTAACAG GTGCCTGCTTTTGGTCATGTCAAGTCACAGCGAGCAGCTATGCAG GTAGCACCTCAAATCCATCTAACGTGGCCTTGGGAGGATATGCAACACAATCAGTATCGTCATATACTGAGCACTATGCAAGTCGGTCTATTGATAGGAACAAGGATACAAACTTTCACAATTATTCTTGTTCAACTACTGATTATGTTGATTCCCCTTGGTGGAGGGTGGATCTGTTGGGTTTGTACGAGATTAGCAGTGTAGTCATTACTAACAGAGGTGACTGCTGTTCAGAAAGGATCATCGGGGCTGAGATCCGCATTGGAAATGCCTTAGACAACAACGGCAACAATAACCCCAG ATGTGCCGTCATCTCCAGCATGCCTGCTAATTTGACCATTACAAATGCATGCACGATGATAGGTCGTTACGTGAATGTGGTCATTCCTGAAACAAACAGGATTCTCACTCTCTGTGAAGTGGAAGTCTATGGAATTGCAG TGCTCATTAAAAAGGAAAATCTGAGAATAAAGTTCCACACCACTGAGAATATGACAGATTCTACAGCGGGGGACAAAGTTCTTCAGCAG GTTTCCATGTTTGATGAGGAGGAGACTTTAGTGAGAGCTAACAGTGACATTACACAGTGA